Part of the Bacillota bacterium genome, CTTTGCGGAGCCGGAACGGACCATCATCGAAGGGGCCTTTCTCCGTTGTCAGATGACAGGGACTCCCTATGATCTGGAATTGCCCATGACGACCGTGGACGGTGACCCCCGCTGGGTGCGGGTGGTTGCTTATGCTGTCTTTGATCATGAGGGCAAAGTGGCCAAAGTATTGGGCAATATGGTTGATATTACCGAGCGTAAGCAGGCAGAGGTAGAACTGCAGAACAGTGAGCAGCGGTTCCGCAAACTGGTGGAACTGGCTCCCGATGCGATCTTCGTGGAGATCGACGGTAAGTTCACTTACCTCAACGATGCCGCGTTGAGTCTTTTTGGAGTTACCAGGCCAGAGGAACTCATTGGAAAACCGGTGCTGGACAGAATCGCCCCGGAATACAAGGAGACTGTAGCCCAACGGCTACACAAGTTGAATGTGGAACGGGAACGGGTCCCCCGTAACGAGGAAGTCTTTCTGCAGGTGGATGGTACCCGGGTGGATGTGGAAGTGGCTGCGGTACCCATCCAGTTCCAGGCGGAATGGGGTGCCTTGGTATATGCGCGGGATATCACCCAAAGGAAGCAGGCCGAGGAGCAATTGCGGTACTTGACCTTCCATGATCCCGTCACCGGTTTGTATAATCGGACCTTCCTGGAACAGAAACTGAAGGAGCTGGACACCGAGGCCAGTCTTCCTTTGGGAGTGCTGATGGCCGATGTGAACGGGTTGAAGGTGATTAACGACTCCCTAGGCCATCAACAGGGGGACGTTCTACTCAAACGGGTGGGTCAGATCCTTCAGGAGGCCTGTCATCCCACCGATACTATTGGACGTTGGGGCGGTGACGAGTTTGTTGCGTTATTGCCCCATACCACCGAGGCGAGACTTCGGGAGATCTGCACTAGAATCGAACAGGCCTGTGAGGAAGAAGGCTTCGTCCCCTTCTACATCAGTTTGGCCGTGGGCTATGCGGTAAAGGAACGGGAAGAAGAAAGCATAGACGAGGTCATCAAGGCCGCGGAAGACGCTATGTATCAACGGAAAATGAATAAAGCCCTCAGCAATAAGAGTGCCCTGGTGACCTCTCTGCAACGGGCCTTGGGTGAGAAGAGCCACGAGACGGAGCACCACGCCCGGAGGCTGCAGCAGATGGCGGTAGCCTTGGGGGAACGGTGGGGGCTTTCCGGTGCGCAGTTGGACGAAGTGTCCTTGCTGGCGTTACTTCATGACATCGGCAAAGTGGCTATCTCCGAGGAGATCCTCATGAAGGAAGGCAAGCTGACGATGGAAGAAAGGGAAATCATCCGAAGACACCCGGAGATTGGCTATCGGATCGCCACTGCTTCCCCTGACTTGGCTGTGGTGGCCGAAGGAATCCTTTCCCATCACGAGCGCTGGGATGGGAGAGGGTATCCCCGGGGACTGAAGGGAGAGGATATCCCCCTTTCCGCCCGGATCGTGGCCATTGTGGATGCCTTTGAAGCGATGACCAGTGGCCGGCCCTATTGTGAGAAAATGATCACCGAAGAGGCTTTGCAGGAAATCATGGCCTGTGCCGGCAGTCAGTTCGATCCGAAGTTAGCAAAGGTGTTTGTGGAAATGATCAGGGATTGGGAACAATCTTCAGCGGAGTCAGCGGCCAGCGATGACCATGAGGGACAAGGGATGTGAACTATGGCTGGCAGGAATACTGGAGCAGCTCGAGAACAATATTAGAGTTAATATGATCTACCGAGGAGGAGACCTAGATGGCGAAAGTCGGCATTATCCATTACAATGCGCCGGGGAAAACCCTAGAGGAGTTCGCGGACTTTGCACAACAGGCAGGTTACAAGTATGTGGAGTTGTCCATCGGGGATGTGTGGGCAGAAGGCAAGGAGTCCGATCTGGAAGCGGAGCGGCGTGCCCATGAGGTGAGAGCCCTGTTGGAGAAGCGTGGTCTGCAGGTATCTGCTTTGGCCGCCTACAACGATTTCGTTGTACTCGATGAGGACGCGGTAAGGTACCAAGTGGAGCGAATGAAGAAGGTGTGTCGCCTGGCTCGCCTTTTGGGTACTGACGTGATCCGCACCGAAGGAGGGCAGCCGAAGGAAAGGGTCCCGGAAGAGCAGTGGGCTGAGGCTATTGCCGGCTGTCTTTCTAAACTTAAGAGCTTCGTGGAGACCGAAGGTTTCTACCTAGCGGTGGACAACCATGGGTTAGTGACCAATAGTGTGGATATACAACTGCAAGTCTTTGAGGCGGTGAAGTCCCCCAATATCGGAGCTAACCTGGATACCATGAACTACCGCTGGTTCGGGTATGACTTGTCAGAACTCCATAGCGTATACCAACGGATCGCTCCCTACGTCCTCCATACCCACCTGAAGGACGGCTTTGGTACCCGAGGAGAGTATCGGGGCACCGCTTTGGGCGAGGGCGAGATCGATTTGGTCTTCGCGATGAAGTGCCTGAAGGATGTGGGCTATGACGGTGTATGGTGCGTGGAATATGAAGGTTCCGATCCCAAAGGAGGATACGAGTTTAGCCTCCGTTGGCTATTGAACCAGCTAAACTCTTAAGGACGGAGGACCTCTCCGAAAGTCTCCCTGGTGATGTTCCTGTTGCTGGGTACGGTGTCCGTTTGCGAGATTTGGTCCGGACACCGTCTGGTTTACGATCGACATTGGCTTTTTGCTCTGGGCCAATTGGCGTCATCAATATTCAGGGGGAATCTAGCCCCAAGCAATGGCACCTTTCGTCTGGACAAACCGGGTGAGATTTGCCGGGCCGATGGCGGAAAAGGCCAGCGAAGGTGGTACCAGTATCCCCGTATAGGATGGTGGGAACAAAGGTAACATTCATCTTTCCTAGCGATGTGGAGCTTGTGTTAACCCAGAATGAGGGTTTAACGAAGGGAAAAAAGGCCCCGGATTCGGGGCCTTTAGACTTACCAGTTTTCGCAGAGCAACTCGAAATGTGCTTGGGGATGAGCACAGGCAGGGCAAATCTCTGGAGCAGTGTTGCCTTCGTGGAGATATCCACAATTGCGACAGCGCCAGACCACCCGGTTTTCCCGGGCGAACACCTTGCCGGTTTCCACATTGTTCAGCAAGGCACGGAAACGTTTCTCGTGGAACTTCTCGGATACGGCAATAGCTTCAAAGACCGCGGCTACTTCCTCAAAGCCCTCTTCCCGAGCTTCCTTGGCAAAGGTGGGATACATGTCCTCCCACTCGTACTGTTCACCCTGGGCCGCGGACAAGAGGTTGTCCGCCGTGGACCCGATGACGCCTGCGGGGAAGCTGGCGGTGATTTCTACTTCGCCACCTTCCAACAGCTTGAACAACCGCTTGGCGTGTTCTTTCTCCTGATCAGCAGTCTCCTCGAAAATCGCGGCAATCTGTACATATCCATCCTTCTTCGCCTGGCTGGCAAAGTAGGTATAGCGGTTTCGTGCCTGGGACTCACCAGCGAAAGCAGTCAAGATGTTCCTTTCAGTTTTTGTGCCTTTCAACGACATGATCTGATCTCCCTTCGTTGTGATGATGTTCATGGCAACTTCTACAAATACCTTGAAACTCAAGGTTGTGTTCAAACACTACATGACCTGTAGTGTTTTGCACGCACTCATCAAGCCCGGCAAACACTTCTATGGGCAAATCCACGATTCGGTCGCACTTGACGCACCGTAGATGGTAGTGGTTTTCCGGATTGCCGTCAAACCGCATTTGGGAACTGGCCGACGTCAAGGTCCGAATGAGCCCACAGCTCGACAATAAGTTCAGATTGCGATAGACAGTGGCCAGACTGATCTTCGGCAGTCTTTTGCGCACCATCTCATAGACCTCATCGGCACTAGGGTGAGTCTGTACTTTCCGCAACTCTTCGAGGATGATTCGCCGTTGTTTGGTTAATCGTGGCTGGGAATCATCCCGCAATTCCTCCGAACCTCCTCTACCACCTAGGGACCATCTGCTCTCCAAAGACCATGCAGGTTGCAGTATTCCCGGGCAGTGACCACTTCGGCATCGACACAGAATTCCGCCACCGGCGGCTCACCGGGTTTAAGGAACTTCCGGTAGGACTTCCCGTCTTCGGTGATGATTTGAATCCATTCGATGTAATGCTCAGGGATCATAGGATGCTCAACGCTTCCGACAGTGACCCGAACTCCACCATCGATCTTAGTGATTACCGGTACGTGCTTCTCCTGTGAGGCGTCTACCGTGTTCTCCACCTGTAAAGTCATCGGTTGACCGCAGCAGACCAACTGTCCCTGGCTTGCAAATACTACCTCAATAATGTTTCCACAGATCTCACACTTGTATACCTCGTGAATCTTGGCCATCACCGCACCTCCATCACCAGTAATAGTAATCATTATCAATATAACCTATGGTCTGTCCTTTGTCAATGGTTAACTTCATTTTTCCCTGCGACGATGACCTTGACTAGCTAAAAAGAGGACCGATGTGTTTGCGAAATCTTCCTTATGCACGGGCTCTATCAGGCATAGAACAGTTGCCGGCTGGTAGATACTACAGAGGCAGAGCAATTTGTGAAGGGTGTGGGAACCTGATGGTTGTTGAGGACCGTGTGCTCAGAGGCTTTATCTCGGGGTTGGGGGCGGGTGTGGCGATGACGATCCCCGACCTAATACTCACGTATCTTGGTTTTACCGAAGTTCTCTATCGGGACTGGGCTGCCATTTTGATTAACGGGTATGAAGCAGGCAGTCTTTTGTCGCGGATCATCGGCCATGCGGGGCACCTACTCTTTGCGGGGGTCATGGGGATCCTTTTTGCCTATTTCGTTCTTCTTACTAGTTCCCGGGCCCTGTATTTCAAAGGGGTACTCTTCAGCCTGGTGATTTGGTTTTCCTCCTACGTTGTGGTAAGTCTGTTTCAGTTTTCTCCGTTACTGATCATTTCGCCCGTTACCACCGTCGCCGATGGGGTGACATCCATGGTCTACGGTCTAGTTCTTCCCTGGCTCCTGGCAAGACTGGATAAATGACCGTCTGGGAGGTTATTTCCCCAAGGACGCTTCCTCAACCACTTCGTAGATTGGTCCCTCTCGGGTCAGGGTGCTTTTCACCAACAATAGCTTGGTGACGGGGATGCTAGGCCAAGTGATCTTGTAATTCCTCCATTGATCCAGTAATTCTGGCGAGCCTCCCTTGGGCAATCTGCCCATAGTGACGTGGGGCTTTGGTTGGTGGTTTCCTAAAGCTTTTGACAGCTGTATCACGATCCTTTCGCTGGCGGGTTTCAACCCCACCCACAGTACTCGCGGCTGGTGCCAATTGGGAAAAACCCCGGTTCGACTCCACTCCAGATGGAAGGCTGAGACTGTCGCTGCGGTTTCTTGAAGCAGAGCAGAGGCTGAAGAAACCTGGGCCGGAGTGATCTCCCCCAGGAAGTTCAAGGTAAGATGCACATGGGGTTGACGTACCCAACGTACTTCCTGACTCCAGTGAAAGTCTTGATGAAGCTCACTGATATCCAGCAAGTCCCAAAGGCCAACGGCATAGAAGGCGCGCATCTCTAACCAGCTCCTGTCAGTTTTCTACCTCAAATCCTACCTTTTGGATGCCCTTTTGTCCAGTATCCTTTGTGTTACGAAGTAATTTACCACTTTGTGCATCTTGAGCAGGAAAATTGCCGCAAGAAGGAAAGATACTTAAGTAAGAGTACTTAGCAGTGGGAGGGTTAGCCATGAGCCTCAGTTGCATCGAAGCCATCAAACAACGGCGAAGCATCCGTCAGTATTCTACCAAGGAAGTTCCCCGGGAAGTGTTGATGGAGATCATTCAATCTGCCCTGCGTGCCCCCAGTGCCGGTAACCTACAACCCTGGCACATCTACGTGGTCACCGACCAGCAAAAAAAGATCGCGCTGGCCCAAGCTGCTTTAGGGCAGCGGTTCGTCCAGGAAGCTCCGGTGGTACTGGTGGTCTGCGCCGAACCGGAGCGTTCTGCCGCCCGGTATGGAGCCCGGGGTAGAGAGTTGTACTGTCTGCAGGATACGGCCAATCTGACCTATGCGATCATGTTAGCGGCCACCTCCTACGGACTGGGTACCTGTTGGGTGGGGGCCTTTCAGGAACAAGGGGTCCAGGAGACCTTGGGGCTGGACTCTGGACGGAGGCCCGTGGCCATTATCCCTATTGGTTATCCTGAAAAAATAGGGGCGGAAAGACCACGGCGTGGTGTGGAAGAAATCGTGAGTTTCGTCGACGGACAGGAGTAGAATGACTGACTAGAGAATTACTAATGGAGTATCGGTGTTTTCCTGTTGAAGAACTAGCTGGCAGGAATCACCCTGTTTGACCATCGCTTTGGTTCCCAGGAAGTATATCATGTACGACCAAGAGGACGGTTTCAACTGGTCCTGGGCGGATTCCAATCGGGACCCGAGACAGGGTGACTTCCCGAAGCCCCTTTGGGGGCTGTTGTAAGGAAGTCTTTACAGGTATTCGTCGAACAACGCTGCATAGGGGTGAGGACGATGAATTCAATGCCGGTTCCTCCCAGAACTACCGTTGCAGGCCTTCGCAGCCTGTTTTCCTGTTTTCCCAAGTTATTGCCAGTTGTTCTCTTCCTCTGCTTGGTCCAACCGGCCTTTGCCCAGTGGTCCACCGTGGAAACGGAACACTTTAAGATTCACTTTGGCGAAGGTTACGAGGAATATGCACTTAGGACCGCCATGATCGCCGAGGAGGTGCACGCCACCCTCACTGCGGAGTTTGGGTATAGTCCTCGGGAGAAGACCCATATTGTGCTGTTTGACAATACGGATCTGGCCAATGGCTACGCCAATTCTTTCTTGTTTAATGTGATTGGCATCAATTTGATTTACCCCGCTGCCGGCGGGGACCTAGATGTAGGCACCGAAGAATGGTTACGCTATGTGCTGTTCCACGAATACACCCATATTTTGCAGACGGATATGGCGACAGACCGGATCTTGGTCGTGAGAGATATCCTTGGAAAACTGCCCCTTGTTACCCATCCTAACAGTGCCTTGCCCTTGTGGATGTTGGAGGGTACTGCCATTTTCCAGGAATCGAAATATACCTCCGGGGGCAGGGCCGAGGGTTCGATCTATGACATGTATATGCGGGCGGCCATTCTTGCGGGTGCGATCCCCTCCCTGGAGGAGGCCGCTGGGGCCTATACTCTAGAAGAATGGCCCCGGGGGACGATCCCCTATCTTTTTGGCAGCAGGTTTATCAGTTACTTAGTCGCCCGGTTTGGTGAGGGGTTCATCGCAGATATGAGCTGGGAAGCAGTGAACAAGGCCTTTGTGGATCCGCGACCCATCTTCCCAGAACTGACCGGCCACACCTTAGATGAGCTTTGGGAGGAGTGGCTTTTGGAATTGGAGGAGTATTACCGGGAAGAGGCTAGAGGGATTACTGCCCAGGGCCTTACCCCAGCCCAGCAGCTTACTTTCCATGGGTACATGGTGGGGCATCCAAAGTTTGACCCGGCAGGAAGACAGCTTGCCTACGTGGCCTATGGAAGACTGCTTCCTGCTTTGCGATTATTTTCCCTGGAAGAAGGTAAAGACCAGCAGCTGGTCCCGGGATATATCGGCCTTACGGGTGATTATAGCTGGAGTCCCGATGGCACTCAACTGGTCTATCCGAAGCTGGATTACTATGACTTCACAGAGGAGTTCAATGATCTGTACATCTTCGATCTGGTAACGGGCCGCGAAGAACGTTTGACCTTTGGAGAACGGGCTGATAGTCCCAGCTGGCGTCCGGGCAGCGATGAAATTACATACATCAGGCGCTTTGGGTACAAGACTGAAATCTGGAGCTATTCCCTGACTACCGGCACCAGTACGCCCATGCTGGCGGTGGACGAGAGTGTGCAAGTGGCCAAACTTAGCTGGTCGCCCCAAGGGGATCGCCTGGTGATCTCTCTGTGGAGCTATGGGTCCGGGTATGATCTTTATGAGTATGATGTGGCAGAGAAACTGCTTCGTCCCCTGGTTACGGGCCCCAGTGCGGACTTGGACCCCGTATGGACCCCCGATGGTCGGTGGCTGGTTTATACCTCCGATCGCACTGGAGTTTTTAATCTCTATGCTCTGGACCCGAAAACCGGCGAGACATGGCAAGTGACTAATCTGCTATACGGAGCCTTTGCGCCCACTGTCTCCCCCGACGGTACCAACATTGCCTATGTAGGGTATTCTGCCGCCGGATATGATCTTTACATGTCGCCCTTGATGCCCCAACAGTGGGTCTCGGTGGTGATGGAAGAACCGACAGCAGGAGTTTTGCTGGAGGCGGACACCTTGGTCAGCAGACATCCTTTGCCGAGCAAGGATCTCGACTTGCCGATTCAGCCCTATAACCCCTGGGACAGTCTGGCACCCAAGTTTATTTCGCCCACCCTAAGTTTCACCAGTGAGGGGATAGCCCTTGGCTTTGTGACAATGGGCATGGACGCTTTGGGAGATCGCACCTACTACCTTGACTTTCTCCTTGGTGGACCAGCGACCCTGGGGTTGAATTTGGAGTACCAGCAAAGGCTAAGCAGACTCCCCCGGGCGCCCATCGTGACTTTGCAACTGAGCAAGTTGGGAGTGTTAGCAGAGAAGAGGATGGGCGGCTTTTATGTGCAATTGGGGATCCCTCTTTGCTTGCAGTTGTTGCGGGGGACTGATCTCACATTGGGGTACCAGGCTCAGTATCTTGATTTTGCGGAATGGGATATTAAGTTCAAGCGGGCCCATGCTACCCTGAACTCCACCTGGATTGGTGGTAAGGACGAAAATATCATCACCAACAACCTAGTGGTGGAAGGGGCCTGGAAAGAGCATCCGGAGCGATCCGGCCTTACCCTGTTTGGACACTACCAGCGGAAGATTAGGTTGGATCAGGATCGGACTTTGGCGTTTGCTTCCGAGGCCGCCTACAGTCCCACCGCGGAGATGTTTGCTGTGGGTGGAGGTTATATCGGCGATGTTGCCTTCGACTTGAGGGGTTATCCCACAGACCTGTTCCGAGGGAACAAGGCTGTTCTTATTACCGGGGAGTATCGACGCAAATTGATGGATATTCGCCGGGGTGTTTTCGATCAGCTGACTGGGGTGGTCTTTGTCGAAGGGGGCAACGCTTGGGATGTGGACTTCGGCGGGCTACATACGGCCATTGGTGGCGAGCTGGTCCTTCAGACGGTCTATCAATATCTTTACAAGTCTACCATGGCAGTGGGGGTCGCGGTGGGGATGGACGCCAGCGCTCCCTTCGAGTTTTACATTAGAGCCGGCTTTTCCTTTTGAGAAAGGAGAGGGGTTCTCTGATCCTTTCTGGAGGCTCAGGGGCCCTTCTGTTTTCACTCCATTTTTGACGTTGATTTCTCCTGACGGCTATGGTAACATATAAACAGCTCATGCGCCCCCGTAGCCAAGCGGATAAGGCAGAGGTTTCCTAAACCTCGATGCGCAGGTTCGATTCCTGCCGGGGGCGCCACTTTTTTGTTCCCTCAATGCTTTCCATCCAGTATTCAAAGGCAAATCCCTTTACCGTTTACGATAACTCCCCCTTTGTTCGATCTTTGACAGGCAATCTTTGCCATGGAAACCTGTTCTTGAACTCTGACCACAAGAATGTACCAGGAATCGCAAAATGCTCTCATGCCCTTGTTTTCCGCCTGTGATACCATAAGGACGAAAAGATTAACGCAAGAAATTATGAGAGATTATTGTAGTCTTCTACATGGAGTATATATCTGACCAACTGTCTGAAAGGGGGGCTAGACCATCCCCGGTAGAAATCCTACCGGGTGGTCGTATGCGAGTATGAAACGGAATATGATGGACTGGTTGGAACAAATGCGGACTTCTCCACGGAAGAAGGCGATGCCCATTCTTTCGTTTCCAGCCGTTCAGAAACTAGGTATCACTGTCGCAGAGCTCATTTCCAACAAGGACCGCCAAGCTGAAGGGATGAAATACGTGGCGGATCATACCGACTCTGCTGCCTCTGTGAGCATGATGGACCTGTCGGTAGAGGCGGAATGTTTTGGCGCCGAGATCCGTGTTTCCGACGATGAAGTGCCGACGGTGGTGGGGAAAACCATTACTTCCCATGAAGACTTGGACAGTCTTCAGATTCCCAAGGTGGGCGATGGACGCACCGGCCTCTACATTGAGGCCTGCAAAAAGGCTCTGGAACTGATCACCGACCGACCGGTGTTCGCTGGCATTATTGGTCCCTATACTTTAGCCGGGCGGTTGATGGATGTGACAGAGATCATGGTGCGCAGCTGGGAGGATCCTCAGCTGGTTCATCGTCTATTGGATATTGTCACCAACTTCCAGATCGAATATTGCCAGGCTTACAAAGAAGCGGGAGCAAACGGTGTGGTAATGGCAGAACCTTTGGCAGGCCTCCTTTCCCCGGATATGTCGGCGGAGTTTCATACCCCCTATGTGAAGCGGATCGTTGATGCAGTGCAGGATGAGAATTTCATCGTCATCTACCACAATTGTGGCAATGCGGTACTGAGGATCGTGGATACCATCCTGGCCACAGGCGCAGCGGCTTATCACTTTGGTAATGCCATTGATATGGAAGAAATGATGCAGCGCATTCCGCCGGAGACCATTGCCATGGGGAACATTGATCCGGCGGGACAGTTCCGCAATGGTACTCCCGAGTCGATACGGGAAGCTACCCTGTCCCTGTTGGAGCGATGCCATCGGTATCCAAACTTTGTGATCTCTTCTGGCTGCGATATCCCGCCTATGTCGAAGTGGGAGAATATCGATGCCTTCTTTGCGGCGGTAGCGGAGTTCTACGATAGGATGTAAATGAGGAGTAACAGATGATAAAGGCGGGGGTGCCCCCGCCTTTTTTTTAAACGGTAAGACCGCTTGTCCCTAGGATGGTAAGGGCGAGCAACGCGTGGCCATAGGCGTTAGGATGTACCCCGTCGGTGGTGAGCTTAAGGCTTGGACGCGTCTGGATGCTCTGCCGGAAGACTTGGTTTGTGGGTACCACCGTCAGACCATACTTGTCCGCCAGTCTGTGAATGACCTCAAGGTATGGTGCCAGCAAGGCATTGCCTTCGCTGGTGAGATCCTCGCCGTGTACCGTGGCCTCCATGGGCCGAATGCGGCAATTAGGTAGTTTTTCCAAGGTGGTCTCCAACATGGTCCGGTAGTTCTCTTCGAATTCGTCGACCAAAACAGCTTCTTCATGGCGGTTTTCCAACTGACGCCACACATCATTGATGCCGATCATGATGTAGAGCCAGTCGGGGGCTTCCGCGATGACATCACTTTCCCACCGGCGTACAAGATCCCGGCTGGTGTTTCCGCTGATTCCCCGGTTTACGATCTCGATGTTCAGCTGGGGAGCTGCGATGGTGACTACGTTGTTAATTAGACTGACATAACCGGAACCTAGTCCCTGGGGACAACTCCGTCTTCCGCAGTCGGTGATGCTGTCCCCAATGAAGAGGACTTTGTCATTTTGACTCCATCGCGTGGCAAGTTCAGACATGGTCAGCTTCCTTTCCAAGATTTGATCTTAGTCTATGCTTCCTTTTTTGGAAGATTAGCAAAATCAGGGCTACCACTGCAGTGGTGATACTGGCGATCTGACCTAAGGATAAGTACTGGGTGACCCGAAACTCGGGGCGAAGAATGTCCAAGAGGGCTCGAACCACCGAGACGTAAATCAGGGTGAGGAGAAACACTTGTCCCGGAAAGCGGCGCCGGTGGAACAACCCGATGATTAGCCCCAGCAGGATCACCGATGTGATGATCTCATACAACTGAAGCGGATGACGGGGTGTATAGGTGCCCGGGAAGACTATGCCCCAGGGGAGATTGGTGGATGAGCCGTAAAGTTCACCGTTGATGAAGTTGCCTAGCCGGACGAAGATGTGCCCAATGGCGATGCATGGAGCGATGGCATCGGCAAGGGACCAGGTGTCAAGTCCCTTGCGGCGGGAAAGGAAGACCCCGACGATGACGGTGAGGATGAAGGCTCCATGGGAGGCCAGTCCGCCTTTATAGATTCGGAAGATGTCCAAAGGATTTTGACTGTAGTATTCCCAATTGGTTACCACATGTCCCAAACGGGCCCCAATGATAATGGCCAAGATCATGGGCACATAAAGATCGGCCACCTTATCTGGATCTTGGCCGAGCTTCTTGGCATAGTATTCCGTAACAAACATTGAAATCAACAGGGCTGCAGTGACCAAGACACCGTACCAACGAATGGAGAGTGGACCCAGATCAATCAGAACGGGGTCTATGTTAACCGGCACATTATCCCCTCCTAGGAAGAGTAAGTGAAATCCTTTTTGTATTATAACGAAAATACAGGGAACATGCCATAGCTGAGAGGACCGATGTAGCAACAACTCGCCAATTGGGGAACTCAGGGATTCGTTAGTTACTGACCGCTTGGTAAGACCTGGCGAAACGGGCTAAGTGGAGGCTATTCTGTTTAAACGTTGCTAGACAGGGGCTAAGAACGGCCCTCTTTTCCAATGGTGTTTTCCGATTCTGAAACCCAGTAAGGTACCTATAAACACCTTTATCCCGGCCCTTTGTTGGTAGGACTTTTTCGATCGAAGATGAAGACATAGATATGGTTGCTGTAACACTTTCAAGCCAAACGACTGATTAGTCTGTGGACATTGTCGATCATTTGTCCAAGCTCGTGCGTCGACCACCAATAGCGGAAAAGCCCGGGGCGCGACGTGGAGCAAGAAGGATGGTAAAATTGATGGAAGGGCTCTATCAAGCGCTTTTCGAAGATTACCCATGTTGGCGCGAGGAGAACAACTATTCGGTCCATACAACAAAACCCCAGTGTAACCAGTTTTGGATTTGGATCTTTCTATCAGGGTTGGAAGGCCAAAGGCCTAGGCCATATTTGGGGACTATACAGACCGGTCGGGTCTTGTGAGGTCAATCGAGCGGCAATGGCGAATGGGCTTTCGGTCTTGCGTTTCGTTGAAATTATGGTATCATAGTATCGCAATGGTCTTCTCCGATGGTAAAGAGCAAGAACTACATGAAATGTTCATGGAAGCGGCTTTGGTACTAGCTAGGGAAGCAGCCCGGCATGGGGAGGTCCCTATTGGCGCGGTGGTGGTCCGAGACAACCAGATTATTGCCGAGGGCTACAATCTGAGAGAGACTAATCGGGATCCTGTTGCCCACGCCGAGGTAGTGGCTTTGCGCAAGGCTGCGGCCCGTTTGGGTGGTTGGCGATTGACCAATTGTGACCTGTATGTTACCATTGAGCCTTGTCCCATGTGCGCTGGGGCCCTAATTCAGGCCCGGATACGACGGGTGATTTATGGTGCCGACGATCCTAAAGCTGGGGCAGCTGG contains:
- a CDS encoding diguanylate cyclase, which codes for TGLLGISDEVLRTGKPRTIEMYFAPLQRYYYVSLYSTSDDQLAVIFDDITDRKLAEEELRRSTQLLEDAQRLGRLGGWEWDVKEERLLWTKETYRIHGLDPENVSLSSRELMEISFRCFAEPERTIIEGAFLRCQMTGTPYDLELPMTTVDGDPRWVRVVAYAVFDHEGKVAKVLGNMVDITERKQAEVELQNSEQRFRKLVELAPDAIFVEIDGKFTYLNDAALSLFGVTRPEELIGKPVLDRIAPEYKETVAQRLHKLNVERERVPRNEEVFLQVDGTRVDVEVAAVPIQFQAEWGALVYARDITQRKQAEEQLRYLTFHDPVTGLYNRTFLEQKLKELDTEASLPLGVLMADVNGLKVINDSLGHQQGDVLLKRVGQILQEACHPTDTIGRWGGDEFVALLPHTTEARLREICTRIEQACEEEGFVPFYISLAVGYAVKEREEESIDEVIKAAEDAMYQRKMNKALSNKSALVTSLQRALGEKSHETEHHARRLQQMAVALGERWGLSGAQLDEVSLLALLHDIGKVAISEEILMKEGKLTMEEREIIRRHPEIGYRIATASPDLAVVAEGILSHHERWDGRGYPRGLKGEDIPLSARIVAIVDAFEAMTSGRPYCEKMITEEALQEIMACAGSQFDPKLAKVFVEMIRDWEQSSAESAASDDHEGQGM
- a CDS encoding sugar phosphate isomerase/epimerase, translated to MAKVGIIHYNAPGKTLEEFADFAQQAGYKYVELSIGDVWAEGKESDLEAERRAHEVRALLEKRGLQVSALAAYNDFVVLDEDAVRYQVERMKKVCRLARLLGTDVIRTEGGQPKERVPEEQWAEAIAGCLSKLKSFVETEGFYLAVDNHGLVTNSVDIQLQVFEAVKSPNIGANLDTMNYRWFGYDLSELHSVYQRIAPYVLHTHLKDGFGTRGEYRGTALGEGEIDLVFAMKCLKDVGYDGVWCVEYEGSDPKGGYEFSLRWLLNQLNS
- a CDS encoding rubrerythrin family protein → MMSLKGTKTERNILTAFAGESQARNRYTYFASQAKKDGYVQIAAIFEETADQEKEHAKRLFKLLEGGEVEITASFPAGVIGSTADNLLSAAQGEQYEWEDMYPTFAKEAREEGFEEVAAVFEAIAVSEKFHEKRFRALLNNVETGKVFARENRVVWRCRNCGYLHEGNTAPEICPACAHPQAHFELLCENW
- a CDS encoding transcriptional repressor; this encodes MRDDSQPRLTKQRRIILEELRKVQTHPSADEVYEMVRKRLPKISLATVYRNLNLLSSCGLIRTLTSASSQMRFDGNPENHYHLRCVKCDRIVDLPIEVFAGLDECVQNTTGHVVFEHNLEFQGICRSCHEHHHNEGRSDHVVERHKN
- a CDS encoding desulfoferrodoxin, which translates into the protein MAKIHEVYKCEICGNIIEVVFASQGQLVCCGQPMTLQVENTVDASQEKHVPVITKIDGGVRVTVGSVEHPMIPEHYIEWIQIITEDGKSYRKFLKPGEPPVAEFCVDAEVVTAREYCNLHGLWRADGP
- the thpR gene encoding RNA 2',3'-cyclic phosphodiesterase, whose product is MRAFYAVGLWDLLDISELHQDFHWSQEVRWVRQPHVHLTLNFLGEITPAQVSSASALLQETAATVSAFHLEWSRTGVFPNWHQPRVLWVGLKPASERIVIQLSKALGNHQPKPHVTMGRLPKGGSPELLDQWRNYKITWPSIPVTKLLLVKSTLTREGPIYEVVEEASLGK
- a CDS encoding nitroreductase family protein; translation: MSLSCIEAIKQRRSIRQYSTKEVPREVLMEIIQSALRAPSAGNLQPWHIYVVTDQQKKIALAQAALGQRFVQEAPVVLVVCAEPERSAARYGARGRELYCLQDTANLTYAIMLAATSYGLGTCWVGAFQEQGVQETLGLDSGRRPVAIIPIGYPEKIGAERPRRGVEEIVSFVDGQE
- a CDS encoding methyltransferase: MKRNMMDWLEQMRTSPRKKAMPILSFPAVQKLGITVAELISNKDRQAEGMKYVADHTDSAASVSMMDLSVEAECFGAEIRVSDDEVPTVVGKTITSHEDLDSLQIPKVGDGRTGLYIEACKKALELITDRPVFAGIIGPYTLAGRLMDVTEIMVRSWEDPQLVHRLLDIVTNFQIEYCQAYKEAGANGVVMAEPLAGLLSPDMSAEFHTPYVKRIVDAVQDENFIVIYHNCGNAVLRIVDTILATGAAAYHFGNAIDMEEMMQRIPPETIAMGNIDPAGQFRNGTPESIREATLSLLERCHRYPNFVISSGCDIPPMSKWENIDAFFAAVAEFYDRM
- a CDS encoding SGNH/GDSL hydrolase family protein, which gives rise to MSELATRWSQNDKVLFIGDSITDCGRRSCPQGLGSGYVSLINNVVTIAAPQLNIEIVNRGISGNTSRDLVRRWESDVIAEAPDWLYIMIGINDVWRQLENRHEEAVLVDEFEENYRTMLETTLEKLPNCRIRPMEATVHGEDLTSEGNALLAPYLEVIHRLADKYGLTVVPTNQVFRQSIQTRPSLKLTTDGVHPNAYGHALLALTILGTSGLTV